Below is a window of Candidatus Korarchaeota archaeon NZ13-K DNA.
TGGACCTCTCCCTACTAGAGGAATGCGTGAACGGGGGATTCTCCCTAGTCTGCTGGGATCTCGGGTCGCTCTTGGAGGACCTCTCCTCCCTCAACCAGAGGACCCTCTGCTACATACTCCAAGGTCTGAGGGATGAGGGGAGGCTCTTCGAGCTGCGGCCCTACGTCGAGGACTTCCTCGGGGTGAACCCCATCTCACTAGAGGAGGTGTCCAGAGGACTTTGGGGGATCGGCGGCTCCATTAAGGATCTAGTGGTCGAGGCCGGGAGGTCCTCCGCTGAGGTGGATCTCAAGGGGGTCTCGAGGTGGGAGAGCGCCACCAGGCACCTGAGGGAGAGGGCCGCCAAAATAATTGAGGAGAGGGTGAGGGCCATCTACCTCACTTTCCTGGCCCTCAGGGGGGATCGCTGAGCCCTCTCAGTAGACAGGTACCTCACCGTCTATCAACCTCTCGATGAACTGATCTATCCGTGAGATCTCCCTGAGGAGTATCTCCTCCACCTGTTTCCTCAGGTCCTCGAAGCCCGATTCCGTGAATATCTCAGCTGCTATGAATGTGGGCTCATTTATAGGGTATCCTATCCTGCTCAGGAGCCATACATATGCTTCTCTCACCTGAGGAAGCTCTTCAACTATCTTTTTAGCTATCTCATGCGCATAAACGTTGTATATTTTTCCAACATGACTCACGGGGTTCTTGCCGGCCGCGGCCTCGGAGCTCCTAGGCCTCATGAGGGATATGAGCC
It encodes the following:
- a CDS encoding S-adenosylmethionine synthetase, which produces LISLMRPRSSEAAAGKNPVSHVGKIYNVYAHEIAKKIVEELPQVREAYVWLLSRIGYPINEPTFIAAEIFTESGFEDLRKQVEEILLREISRIDQFIERLIDGEVPVY